In a genomic window of Spirosoma agri:
- a CDS encoding Tex family protein codes for MPQSPEQRTAARLGLNPKSVAVTIELLTGGATVPFIARYRKEATGQLDEIQIGQIKDTYQKLLELDKRRDAVLKSIEEQGKLTDDLRKKLEATASLTELEDLYLPYKQKRKTRATIAIERGLEPLANLILIQRETNLQRSAQRYLTDAVPTLEDALQGARDILAERISEDADARQRIRNLFEREAIIRSVVKKGKDVDGAKFKDYFDFAEPLRRVPSHRLLALRRGETEGFLNVSVSPDEEAAIERLERQFVYNQSAAADCKEQVNLAIRDGYKRLLKPSLETEFANRSKEKADTEAIVIFADNLRQLLLSSPLGQQRVLAIDPGYRTGCKTVCLDAQGNLLTDTVLYLFQSESQKQQAVQQIQKLVTQYKIDAIAIGNGTAGRETEEFVQSVNLGKPVFMVSEQGASIYSASEVAREEFPDRDVTVRGAVSIGRRLMDPLAELVKIDPKSIGVGQYQHDVDQTDLKNSLDTVVESCVNQVGVSLNTASAYLLRYVSGLGPQLAGNIVAYRAQNGAFTSREQLKKVPRLGPKAFEQCAGFLRIEGAKNPLDNSAVHPERYTVVERMAADVKSTVADLVQKPELRKQIQPERYVSGTVGLPTLRDIIAELEKPGRDPREQLSVFEYDSRVRSVTDLHEGMVLNGVVTNITAFGAFVDIGVKQDGLVHVSQLAHQYVSDPKTVVKVYQKVKVKVLEVDTTRKRIALSMKI; via the coding sequence ATGCCCCAATCACCCGAACAGCGTACAGCCGCGCGTCTTGGTTTGAACCCCAAGTCAGTAGCGGTTACGATTGAGCTTCTTACCGGTGGAGCTACTGTCCCGTTCATTGCCCGCTACCGGAAAGAAGCCACCGGACAGCTCGACGAAATTCAGATCGGACAAATTAAAGATACGTACCAGAAATTACTGGAACTCGATAAACGCCGGGATGCGGTTCTAAAATCCATTGAAGAGCAGGGAAAACTAACGGACGACCTGCGCAAGAAGCTTGAAGCCACAGCCTCCCTGACCGAACTTGAAGACCTTTATCTTCCTTACAAACAAAAACGCAAAACCAGAGCAACCATTGCGATTGAACGGGGACTCGAACCACTCGCTAACCTCATTCTAATCCAGCGGGAAACGAATCTGCAACGATCAGCGCAACGCTATCTGACCGATGCCGTTCCAACCCTGGAAGATGCCTTGCAGGGTGCCCGCGATATTCTGGCCGAACGGATCAGTGAAGATGCCGACGCCCGCCAGCGTATTCGCAATCTATTTGAGCGGGAAGCTATTATTCGCTCCGTTGTCAAAAAAGGCAAAGACGTAGACGGTGCGAAATTTAAAGACTATTTTGACTTTGCGGAACCACTTCGGCGCGTACCCTCCCACCGCTTGTTGGCGCTCCGTCGGGGCGAAACCGAAGGCTTTCTGAACGTCAGCGTTAGTCCCGACGAAGAAGCCGCTATCGAACGGCTCGAACGGCAGTTTGTCTACAACCAGTCAGCGGCTGCCGACTGCAAAGAGCAGGTTAACCTGGCAATCCGGGACGGCTACAAACGGCTGCTCAAACCATCGCTCGAAACCGAGTTTGCCAATCGATCGAAAGAAAAAGCGGATACGGAAGCTATCGTCATTTTTGCGGACAACCTGCGCCAGCTCCTGCTCAGTTCGCCCCTCGGTCAGCAACGTGTATTGGCTATCGATCCCGGCTATCGCACGGGTTGCAAAACTGTTTGTCTGGATGCGCAGGGCAACTTATTGACCGATACCGTTCTATACCTGTTTCAATCTGAAAGCCAGAAACAACAGGCCGTTCAACAGATTCAGAAGCTAGTTACCCAGTACAAGATCGACGCCATCGCTATCGGCAACGGTACAGCCGGACGCGAAACGGAGGAATTTGTTCAGAGCGTGAACCTAGGGAAACCTGTTTTTATGGTCAGCGAACAGGGGGCATCCATCTATTCAGCGTCGGAGGTGGCTCGGGAAGAATTTCCCGACCGCGATGTGACGGTGCGGGGAGCAGTTAGCATTGGTCGCCGGTTGATGGACCCACTGGCCGAACTGGTCAAGATTGATCCCAAGTCGATTGGCGTTGGCCAATACCAGCACGACGTTGACCAGACCGATCTGAAGAACAGCCTGGATACGGTTGTGGAAAGTTGCGTTAACCAGGTTGGCGTATCGCTCAATACGGCTAGTGCTTATCTGCTGCGCTATGTATCGGGTTTAGGACCGCAACTGGCCGGCAATATTGTGGCTTATCGGGCACAGAACGGCGCGTTTACCTCGCGTGAGCAGCTCAAAAAAGTGCCCCGGCTCGGTCCGAAAGCGTTCGAACAGTGCGCAGGTTTTCTTCGGATCGAAGGGGCAAAAAATCCGCTGGATAATAGCGCCGTTCATCCCGAACGGTACACGGTGGTTGAGCGGATGGCGGCTGATGTGAAGAGCACCGTCGCTGATCTGGTTCAGAAACCCGAACTGCGCAAACAAATCCAACCCGAGCGGTACGTTTCCGGGACGGTGGGTTTGCCTACCCTGCGCGACATTATCGCTGAGTTGGAAAAACCGGGTCGTGATCCACGGGAACAGCTTTCGGTATTTGAATACGACAGCCGTGTTCGGTCTGTAACCGATCTACACGAAGGAATGGTGCTCAATGGCGTCGTCACCAATATTACCGCCTTCGGGGCATTTGTCGATATTGGCGTCAAGCAGGATGGTCTCGTTCACGTTTCGCAACTGGCGCACCAATACGTCTCCGATCCGAAAACGGTCGTGAAAGTGTACCAGAAAGTAAAAGTAAAAGTGCTGGAAGTGGATACGACCCGCAAACGAATTGCGTTATCAATGAAAATTTAA
- a CDS encoding cold-shock protein, producing the protein MQTGTVKFFNETKGFGFIKPDEGGEDIFVHASGLIDQIRENDKVKFNVERGKKGLNAVNVEIA; encoded by the coding sequence ATGCAAACAGGAACTGTAAAATTCTTTAATGAAACCAAAGGGTTTGGCTTCATTAAACCCGATGAAGGTGGCGAAGACATTTTTGTACACGCTTCTGGCCTCATCGATCAAATCCGTGAGAACGACAAAGTTAAGTTCAATGTCGAACGCGGTAAGAAAGGCTTGAACGCCGTTAATGTCGAAATAGCTTAA
- a CDS encoding putative Ig domain-containing protein — MTAALLCFCFSAMAQTTTKEAALAAKVTPDLYQVMQNRGQAAPALIEGFLLETNQVFVDNKIAIEAIANNEDGEELLNQLKALGLTDGVAYKRIVFGYLPIDKINELKNVQSLSFARSSYKPLTNTGSVTSQGDVSLRANTARSTYSVTGAGVKVGVLSDSYNNLGGAATGVSTNDLPAAGVQVLQDLTSGGSDEGRAMAEIVHDLAPGSAIAFNTAFTGQAGFAQGIINLAAAGCQIIVDDVFYYLEPFFQDGPIAQAITQVANNNSVTYFSLAGNHARSSYQAPYKSGGTYNGFPTHDFGNGTVDNKQRLTIPAGSILRLVLQWDNPFQSVSGGTGATTDLDYYILSTSGTVLAAGTTSQANGGDPVEYFGQLTNTNPVAASVDLVIVKRSGPDPGFIKWVNFGNGAPRPTVEYDTQSSTLVGHSNSAKAISVGAAPYFNTPAFNGAATATIEGFSSAGGTPVLFTTSGTRINGITGTVYQKPEITSVDGGDNTFFGSDIDGNGKPNFFGTSAAAPHAAAVGALMKQKVPGITAATILSTLKSTALDMDDPSTAGFDTGFDYGTGFGFIQADRALQAIAPVNTPPMVANAVPPQSATVGVAFTYNIPDNTFTDAETPNSLTLSVSGLPAGLSFTAPTTISGTPSTTAGSPFTVMVKATDPGNLSASTTFTFTVNPAASTPPSGSFAIVGVTTVSCTTISAGQRTLTFNPQYSGVNGQPISFSVANESLPTTAPGPYTLNLYTDNPVIILRATQTGTAGEASFNYNWLGACGGPTPPPSTDFTIVGVTTVSCTTISAGQRSVSFTPQYSGTTGQPISFSVVNELLPTTAPGPYTLNLYTDNPVIVLKAAQTGTATVASYTYNWFAACGSSTSAARIGVSAEGGLSVRVLGNPVPCEVAEIEIKGTTGVPVAISLLDAGGRVMHEHQITEAAAVERVNLPIRGRQGLLLLTVSTPTERKTIKLIKQ, encoded by the coding sequence ATGACTGCGGCCCTACTGTGCTTCTGTTTTAGCGCGATGGCGCAGACAACGACCAAAGAAGCAGCACTGGCGGCCAAAGTGACTCCTGATCTCTACCAGGTCATGCAAAACAGAGGGCAGGCGGCTCCGGCTCTGATTGAGGGTTTCTTACTAGAAACTAACCAGGTTTTTGTTGACAACAAGATCGCGATCGAGGCTATTGCTAACAATGAGGATGGAGAAGAGCTGCTTAATCAGCTAAAAGCATTGGGCTTAACCGATGGGGTAGCCTATAAGCGAATTGTCTTTGGTTACCTACCAATCGACAAGATCAATGAACTAAAAAATGTGCAGTCACTGAGTTTTGCCCGCTCATCTTACAAACCCCTGACAAATACGGGATCGGTCACCTCACAGGGTGATGTATCGTTAAGAGCGAATACCGCCCGTTCGACATACAGTGTTACAGGTGCAGGCGTCAAGGTAGGTGTACTCTCTGATTCGTATAATAACCTGGGCGGAGCAGCAACGGGTGTAAGCACGAATGATCTGCCCGCTGCCGGCGTACAGGTGCTTCAGGACTTGACTTCCGGAGGATCGGATGAAGGGCGGGCAATGGCCGAAATCGTGCATGATTTAGCACCTGGATCGGCCATCGCCTTCAATACGGCCTTCACAGGGCAGGCAGGCTTTGCCCAAGGCATTATCAATCTAGCTGCGGCTGGTTGTCAGATCATTGTCGATGATGTCTTTTATTATTTAGAGCCCTTTTTTCAGGATGGCCCCATTGCCCAGGCCATTACTCAGGTAGCCAACAACAATAGCGTAACTTATTTTTCATTAGCGGGTAATCATGCCCGCTCTTCCTACCAGGCTCCTTACAAAAGTGGCGGAACATACAATGGGTTTCCAACCCATGATTTTGGCAACGGCACCGTTGACAACAAACAACGACTGACCATTCCGGCAGGCAGTATACTTCGACTGGTATTACAATGGGATAACCCTTTTCAATCGGTCAGTGGCGGAACGGGAGCAACAACGGATCTAGACTATTATATTCTCAGCACATCGGGTACCGTGCTAGCCGCTGGGACAACCTCTCAGGCTAATGGTGGCGACCCAGTAGAATATTTTGGACAACTTACCAACACTAATCCTGTAGCAGCCAGTGTCGATCTGGTTATCGTCAAACGGTCAGGGCCAGACCCGGGCTTTATCAAATGGGTAAATTTTGGCAATGGTGCCCCTAGACCCACCGTCGAGTACGATACACAGAGTAGCACCTTAGTAGGCCATTCTAATTCAGCCAAAGCTATCAGTGTAGGAGCGGCTCCTTACTTTAACACACCCGCCTTTAATGGTGCAGCTACGGCTACCATTGAGGGTTTCTCCTCGGCGGGTGGTACACCTGTTCTTTTTACGACTTCGGGTACGCGGATCAATGGCATTACCGGCACCGTGTACCAAAAGCCGGAGATTACCTCAGTCGATGGGGGAGACAATACATTCTTCGGCTCAGATATTGATGGTAATGGCAAGCCTAATTTCTTCGGTACATCAGCAGCAGCTCCCCATGCCGCTGCGGTAGGTGCTTTGATGAAACAGAAAGTCCCTGGCATTACGGCGGCCACCATTCTCTCTACCTTGAAGTCGACCGCTCTGGATATGGATGACCCCTCGACAGCAGGCTTCGATACAGGGTTTGACTATGGCACGGGATTTGGTTTTATCCAGGCCGACCGGGCGCTACAGGCTATTGCTCCTGTCAATACACCACCGATGGTAGCCAATGCCGTCCCGCCCCAGTCAGCAACGGTGGGTGTGGCTTTCACCTACAACATTCCCGACAACACCTTCACCGATGCCGAAACACCAAACTCGCTGACCCTTTCGGTGAGTGGTCTACCGGCGGGATTGAGCTTTACCGCTCCGACAACGATCAGTGGTACACCCTCCACAACGGCCGGATCACCCTTTACGGTGATGGTAAAGGCCACCGATCCGGGCAATTTGTCGGCCAGCACCACCTTTACCTTCACCGTTAATCCAGCAGCTTCAACGCCACCATCGGGCTCCTTCGCCATTGTTGGCGTGACTACGGTGAGTTGTACCACCATCAGCGCCGGACAGCGGACCTTGACCTTCAATCCCCAGTATTCGGGTGTAAACGGACAACCAATCAGCTTCTCGGTCGCCAATGAGTCTTTGCCAACCACGGCTCCGGGACCTTACACCCTGAATCTGTACACTGATAACCCAGTCATCATCCTTAGAGCTACCCAAACGGGTACGGCGGGTGAAGCTAGTTTCAACTACAACTGGCTGGGCGCTTGTGGCGGACCTACTCCGCCCCCCTCCACGGACTTTACCATTGTTGGCGTGACTACGGTGAGTTGCACTACCATCAGCGCCGGTCAACGCTCGGTCAGTTTCACACCACAATATTCCGGTACAACGGGTCAGCCCATCAGTTTCTCAGTAGTCAATGAGTTGCTGCCCACGACTGCTCCAGGCCCTTACACACTGAATTTGTATACCGACAACCCGGTCATCGTTCTGAAAGCAGCACAAACAGGTACAGCCACGGTTGCCAGTTATACGTACAACTGGTTTGCCGCTTGCGGCAGTTCAACCAGCGCAGCGCGTATCGGTGTAAGTGCCGAAGGTGGTTTATCAGTGCGGGTATTAGGTAATCCTGTACCGTGCGAGGTAGCCGAAATAGAGATCAAGGGCACGACTGGTGTTCCTGTTGCAATCAGTCTACTGGATGCCGGGGGACGGGTTATGCACGAACACCAGATTACAGAAGCGGCTGCTGTAGAACGGGTCAATCTACCCATCAGAGGCCGTCAGGGCTTGTTACTGCTAACGGTAAGCACCCCAACCGAGCGTAAAACGATTAAGCTGATCAAGCAGTAG
- a CDS encoding Gfo/Idh/MocA family protein, whose amino-acid sequence MTSRRNFLHTATLSGVAATIAPNALWSATRPAKDKLGVALVGLGYYSTDLLAPALQKTKNCYLAGIVTGTPEKAEKWKKQYNIPDKNIYSYQTFDQIANNPDIDVVYVVLPPSMHEEYVIRAAKAGKHVWVEKPMAVTAKECQNMIDACAKNKRSLAVGYRLHHEPNTQEYVKVLRDGKIGKILMVSCSAGYYDARTTHWKQKKEMGGGVMYDMGVYVLQGARLATGEEPIAVTAQQYTTRPDVYKNGLDETTMAQLLFPSGARAAVQTSYGMNMNFLDVIGSKGTMRIEPYSAYNGQKGLWGGKNTIEHPYEVPSQQTMQMDDDAAAIMANKPVLAPGEEGLRDIKIVEAIYAAAHSGREVKIS is encoded by the coding sequence ATGACCTCTCGCAGAAACTTCCTGCATACGGCTACCCTTAGTGGCGTGGCTGCAACGATCGCACCGAATGCACTCTGGTCGGCAACCCGTCCTGCCAAAGACAAACTTGGCGTGGCACTGGTCGGCCTCGGCTATTACAGCACGGATCTACTGGCCCCGGCCCTCCAGAAAACCAAAAATTGTTACCTCGCCGGCATCGTAACCGGTACGCCGGAGAAAGCCGAGAAGTGGAAGAAACAGTACAATATTCCGGACAAGAATATCTATTCGTACCAGACATTCGACCAGATCGCTAATAACCCCGATATTGATGTTGTCTATGTCGTTCTGCCGCCGTCCATGCACGAGGAGTATGTGATCAGAGCGGCCAAAGCGGGTAAGCACGTCTGGGTGGAAAAACCGATGGCTGTAACCGCGAAAGAGTGCCAGAACATGATTGATGCTTGCGCCAAAAACAAACGATCGCTGGCTGTGGGGTACCGGCTCCATCACGAACCGAATACGCAGGAGTATGTGAAGGTATTACGCGACGGAAAAATTGGCAAGATCCTGATGGTAAGCTGCTCGGCGGGCTACTACGACGCACGGACAACGCACTGGAAACAGAAAAAAGAAATGGGTGGTGGCGTCATGTATGATATGGGCGTCTATGTATTACAGGGCGCTCGCCTGGCAACCGGCGAAGAACCGATCGCCGTGACAGCCCAGCAATATACCACCCGGCCTGATGTGTACAAGAACGGCCTTGACGAGACAACGATGGCCCAGTTACTGTTTCCGAGTGGAGCGCGGGCAGCCGTTCAGACCAGTTACGGCATGAACATGAATTTTCTGGATGTGATCGGCTCGAAAGGCACTATGCGTATAGAGCCCTACTCGGCCTATAACGGGCAGAAGGGTTTGTGGGGGGGTAAAAACACCATTGAGCACCCGTATGAGGTTCCATCGCAGCAAACGATGCAAATGGATGACGATGCTGCCGCCATCATGGCGAACAAACCGGTTCTGGCTCCGGGCGAGGAAGGTCTTCGCGACATCAAAATTGTCGAAGCGATCTATGCCGCTGCCCACTCTGGCCGGGAGGTAAAAATCAGCTAA
- a CDS encoding C40 family peptidase: MQQCCSRGLWRSVLLSTCLLSLLTSCEVLRSSGPSVSRRPASSSSTARRSPTGRVSARTPAVPAKTTGKVVDSRTYENRYVPEVVKIARTYTGTPYRSGGNTSDGIDCSGLVYTVFSTVGLKMPRISWQQSEVGREVEVKEILPGDLIFFVPDKGQAGYVSHTGIVTEVNGTTNIRFIHASSSRGVREDNLFTDYFKGRFVKALRPF; the protein is encoded by the coding sequence ATGCAACAATGCTGCTCACGGGGCTTATGGCGCTCCGTTCTGCTAAGCACTTGCCTGCTTTCACTCCTTACCTCCTGCGAAGTCCTCCGTTCATCCGGACCGTCGGTCAGCCGTCGTCCAGCTTCGTCAAGTTCAACTGCCCGTCGGTCACCAACGGGTAGAGTATCTGCCCGCACACCAGCGGTTCCGGCAAAAACAACGGGCAAAGTAGTCGATAGCCGGACGTACGAAAATCGCTACGTCCCCGAAGTCGTCAAAATCGCCCGTACTTATACAGGAACGCCCTATCGATCAGGAGGGAACACGTCCGATGGTATTGACTGCTCGGGCCTGGTTTACACCGTTTTCAGTACGGTTGGCCTGAAAATGCCCCGGATTTCGTGGCAGCAATCAGAAGTAGGCCGGGAAGTGGAAGTAAAGGAGATTCTGCCGGGCGATCTAATTTTTTTCGTACCAGACAAAGGACAGGCGGGTTACGTTTCGCATACGGGCATTGTCACGGAAGTAAATGGCACGACCAACATTCGCTTCATTCACGCATCGTCGTCGCGGGGTGTTCGCGAGGATAATCTATTTACCGATTATTTCAAAGGCAGGTTCGTCAAAGCACTGAGACCATTCTGA
- a CDS encoding ROK family protein — protein MNLGIEIGGTKLQVVTGDSTGRIDARFRYTVDPIQGAAGILAQIDATLAQLTEQPQTIGVGFGGPVDWKTGRIATSHQIGGWSGVNLAGWLRERVPGATVHIDNDANVAALGEAGRGVATGFDTVFYITLGSGVGGGLIQNGQIYHGATPGEAEIGHLWLVPPDESGSPGQTIEQTISGWAVDGQIRMLLPQLPDDSVLKALVQQAHSTGFTGGEARFLHPAYEASDPVARMLIEQIGSVVALGLSHVVHLFHPDAIVLGGGLSLIGEPLRAAVRQALPRFIMNSFQPAPLLLLAKLGEDAVPVGALQLGAAD, from the coding sequence ATGAATCTTGGTATTGAAATTGGAGGAACGAAGCTACAGGTCGTAACGGGTGATTCGACGGGTCGGATCGATGCGCGGTTTCGCTATACCGTTGATCCGATACAGGGGGCTGCCGGTATTCTGGCGCAGATCGATGCTACCCTAGCGCAATTGACCGAACAACCGCAAACGATCGGCGTAGGCTTTGGCGGACCCGTAGATTGGAAAACGGGGCGTATTGCCACATCGCACCAGATTGGTGGTTGGTCCGGAGTCAATCTGGCGGGCTGGCTGCGTGAACGGGTTCCGGGAGCAACGGTCCATATCGATAACGATGCCAACGTAGCGGCTCTTGGTGAAGCGGGTAGGGGTGTTGCTACCGGATTCGATACGGTATTTTACATAACGCTTGGTAGTGGTGTTGGCGGAGGGTTGATTCAGAACGGACAGATCTATCACGGTGCTACGCCCGGCGAAGCGGAGATCGGGCATTTGTGGCTTGTTCCACCTGACGAATCAGGTTCGCCCGGTCAGACCATTGAGCAGACCATTTCGGGCTGGGCTGTCGACGGGCAAATCCGGATGCTGTTACCCCAGTTGCCCGACGATTCTGTCTTGAAAGCCCTTGTTCAACAAGCCCATTCGACTGGTTTTACCGGCGGAGAAGCCCGCTTTCTGCACCCTGCCTACGAAGCCAGTGACCCCGTTGCCCGGATGTTGATCGAACAGATCGGCTCGGTAGTGGCCCTGGGATTGTCGCATGTCGTGCATCTGTTTCACCCCGACGCTATCGTACTTGGGGGCGGACTGTCGCTCATTGGCGAACCGCTTCGGGCGGCTGTCCGGCAGGCATTGCCCCGGTTTATCATGAACTCATTCCAGCCAGCCCCGCTACTGCTACTGGCGAAACTTGGCGAAGATGCGGTTCCGGTTGGCGCGTTACAGCTGGGAGCCGCCGACTAA
- a CDS encoding carbon-nitrogen hydrolase, translated as MSKKVNIGLVQMSCSADVEANVQKAINGIREAAQKGAQIVCLQELFTSLYFCDVEDHHNFSLAEAIPGPTTERLGKLAGELGVVIVASLFEKRAQGLYHNTTAVLDADGAYLGKYRKMHIPDDPGYYEKFYFTPGDLGYKVFDTKFARVGVLICWDQWYPEAARITALMGADLLVYPTAIGWDTNEPDPAQNTEQYNAWQTIQRSHAIANGIPVVAVNRVGREADQQFWGGSFVSNPFGSLLYLAPHDQEVVHVQELDLELSEKYRTTWPYFRDRRIDSYQPITKRYIDE; from the coding sequence ATGTCTAAAAAAGTCAATATTGGTTTAGTGCAGATGAGTTGCTCGGCCGACGTCGAAGCAAACGTTCAGAAGGCGATCAACGGGATTCGGGAGGCCGCTCAGAAAGGTGCTCAAATCGTTTGTCTTCAGGAGTTATTCACCTCGCTGTACTTCTGTGACGTAGAAGATCACCACAATTTTAGTTTGGCCGAAGCCATTCCCGGACCCACGACCGAGCGGTTGGGTAAGCTGGCGGGGGAGTTAGGCGTCGTCATTGTCGCTTCCCTGTTCGAAAAGCGGGCGCAAGGGCTCTATCACAATACTACAGCTGTTTTGGATGCCGACGGTGCCTATCTGGGAAAATACCGGAAAATGCACATTCCTGACGATCCGGGGTATTACGAAAAGTTCTACTTTACACCCGGTGACTTGGGCTACAAAGTATTTGATACAAAATTCGCCCGTGTTGGCGTTCTGATCTGCTGGGATCAATGGTATCCCGAAGCGGCTCGTATTACGGCCCTGATGGGTGCCGACCTACTGGTTTATCCGACGGCTATTGGCTGGGATACCAACGAACCCGATCCGGCTCAGAACACCGAACAGTACAACGCCTGGCAAACCATTCAGCGCAGTCATGCCATTGCCAATGGTATTCCGGTAGTGGCTGTCAACCGCGTTGGGCGGGAGGCTGATCAGCAATTCTGGGGTGGTTCTTTCGTGTCGAACCCATTTGGCTCGTTGCTCTATCTGGCCCCACACGATCAGGAGGTCGTGCACGTGCAGGAACTGGATCTGGAGTTATCGGAAAAATACCGGACGACATGGCCTTACTTCCGCGATCGGCGTATCGACTCATACCAGCCAATTACAAAACGCTATATTGACGAATAA
- a CDS encoding GIY-YIG nuclease family protein: protein MHTVYIIYSPSTDQYFIGQTKDLKITLWQHNAKTNPATAGGKPWEVKFTRPFATRNEALSLEMKLKKKDRAFWEELIGNPEPTI from the coding sequence ATGCATACAGTTTATATAATCTACAGCCCCTCAACTGACCAGTACTTTATTGGTCAGACTAAAGATCTGAAAATCACGTTGTGGCAGCACAACGCCAAAACAAATCCAGCTACGGCGGGGGGCAAACCGTGGGAAGTGAAATTTACCCGACCGTTTGCTACGCGAAACGAAGCACTGAGCCTGGAAATGAAACTGAAAAAAAAGGATCGGGCCTTTTGGGAAGAACTGATCGGTAATCCTGAGCCGACGATCTGA
- a CDS encoding endonuclease III domain-containing protein, with amino-acid sequence MQPLSDLATKTLAAHDRLNELYGVQAVYGRADPMHELVGTILSHRTTHANEVTAYRTMRERFPTWEAVRDAPLPDLTDAIKTANYPEVKAPYIQNLLTKLISETGAANIDFLDGLSTEDAMKWLTDLPGIGLKTATLVLLFNFKKPVLPVDTHVYRVTQRLGVIGPKVSAEKAHAILLAYLPQDAGVLFNFHKHFYWHGQRTCTWYYPKCSECVLQDQCDFYHADGKMVLSSTPTRPKPK; translated from the coding sequence ATGCAACCCCTTTCTGACCTAGCCACCAAAACCCTCGCGGCCCATGATCGGCTGAACGAATTATACGGCGTACAGGCTGTCTACGGACGGGCCGATCCAATGCACGAACTCGTCGGTACCATTCTGTCGCATCGAACCACCCACGCCAACGAAGTAACCGCTTACCGAACCATGCGTGAACGATTTCCAACCTGGGAAGCCGTCCGCGATGCACCGCTGCCAGACTTGACGGACGCGATCAAGACCGCGAATTACCCGGAAGTCAAAGCTCCGTATATTCAGAATTTATTGACGAAACTGATTAGTGAGACGGGAGCCGCCAACATCGATTTTCTGGACGGGCTTTCTACGGAAGACGCGATGAAGTGGCTCACTGATCTGCCGGGCATCGGCCTGAAAACCGCCACACTGGTCTTGCTCTTCAACTTCAAGAAACCCGTTTTACCGGTCGATACCCACGTCTATCGGGTGACGCAGCGACTGGGCGTGATTGGCCCGAAAGTGAGCGCCGAAAAAGCCCACGCTATTTTATTGGCTTATTTGCCGCAGGATGCCGGTGTGCTCTTCAATTTCCATAAACATTTCTACTGGCACGGCCAACGAACCTGTACGTGGTATTATCCGAAATGTTCGGAATGTGTTTTACAGGATCAGTGCGATTTCTACCATGCGGACGGGAAAATGGTACTCAGCAGCACCCCAACCAGACCAAAACCGAAATAG
- a CDS encoding OmpA family protein produces MFANKTPWIVLLVLWMISSTWWHLCKIKQICADNTQPSSSEVTPVESSPVATPTETPPGADGYTIADGNLFRLDFPGNFRFAKSGSNADMNTLGGSLEPLVSYLKANPGRTLSIIGYYSSTETNSSTFTNLGLARAEGMKQYLIQQGIPATSLTIEGIERSIPITAKGDSLEGGLDFAFTGKRVVTPTDTQPAVLTLTAPKTETELAESEKYTSVFEPIDLYFSLGGSNYIKTDATRKFFSEATTYLRAHKDKKLRLTGHTDNSGPDATNMRLSRDRASDVKAKLRQSGISSDQILVEAKGETNPKADNSTLSGRKANRRVTVVVVQ; encoded by the coding sequence ATGTTCGCCAACAAAACTCCCTGGATAGTCCTGCTGGTATTGTGGATGATCAGTTCGACCTGGTGGCATCTCTGCAAAATCAAACAGATATGCGCAGATAATACCCAACCTTCCTCGTCCGAGGTTACCCCCGTCGAGTCATCCCCTGTTGCAACGCCCACCGAAACGCCCCCCGGCGCGGATGGCTACACAATTGCCGATGGCAATCTGTTTCGACTAGACTTTCCCGGTAACTTTCGCTTTGCCAAATCGGGCAGCAATGCCGACATGAATACATTGGGTGGCTCATTGGAACCGCTGGTGAGTTACCTTAAGGCTAATCCTGGTCGAACGCTTTCGATAATAGGGTACTATTCCTCGACAGAGACGAACTCCAGCACATTCACGAACTTGGGGCTAGCTCGCGCTGAAGGAATGAAACAATACCTGATTCAGCAGGGGATACCAGCCACGTCGCTGACTATCGAAGGCATTGAACGGTCGATACCGATTACGGCTAAGGGAGACTCGCTCGAGGGTGGTCTTGATTTTGCATTTACGGGAAAACGAGTTGTTACGCCAACCGATACACAGCCTGCTGTTCTCACGCTGACCGCTCCCAAGACGGAAACTGAATTGGCGGAGTCCGAAAAGTATACGTCCGTTTTTGAACCGATCGATCTGTACTTTTCGCTTGGCGGGTCTAACTACATAAAAACGGATGCTACCCGGAAGTTTTTTAGTGAAGCGACAACGTATCTCCGTGCGCACAAAGACAAAAAACTCCGGCTCACAGGCCATACGGATAACTCCGGCCCCGATGCTACGAATATGCGGCTCTCCCGCGACCGGGCCAGTGATGTGAAAGCAAAACTGCGGCAGTCGGGCATCAGTTCAGACCAGATCCTTGTAGAGGCTAAAGGAGAAACGAACCCTAAAGCGGATAACAGCACGCTATCAGGTCGTAAGGCCAATCGGCGCGTAACCGTAGTCGTGGTACAGTAA